Proteins encoded in a region of the Geobacillus genomosp. 3 genome:
- a CDS encoding ATP-binding protein: MIAEWMVRCEASEEAIAFCDLIAEQAAWLFAVRDAELFVLAVHEAVVNAVKAVRQAGLEEGVVSLSFSMTDDEVTVAVEDDGGGIPQETMEQLGGKTLADVLLAESGRGLLLIHEIMDATALVERAGGRRVLVMKMQRAQHRPF; the protein is encoded by the coding sequence TTGATAGCCGAGTGGATGGTGCGCTGCGAGGCGAGCGAGGAGGCGATTGCATTTTGCGATCTGATCGCAGAGCAAGCCGCCTGGTTATTTGCTGTCCGCGATGCCGAATTGTTTGTGCTGGCGGTGCATGAGGCGGTAGTTAATGCCGTCAAAGCCGTCCGGCAGGCGGGATTGGAAGAGGGGGTCGTTTCGTTGTCTTTTTCTATGACAGACGATGAAGTGACGGTGGCGGTCGAGGATGACGGCGGCGGCATCCCACAGGAAACGATGGAACAACTCGGCGGAAAAACGCTCGCCGATGTGCTTCTCGCTGAATCGGGGCGCGGACTATTGCTTATTCATGAAATTATGGACGCGACGGCTTTAGTGGAGCGGGCAGGCGGGCGGCGGGTGCTGGTGATGAAAATGCAAAGAGCGCAACATAGACCGTTTTAG
- a CDS encoding multidrug ABC transporter permease, which yields MSAKRLSANRAMWGQNMRQVSWVAVVHLLFWLAAIVLPMGLAYSQYDPKNGEIPRWETVYDISNGFEALIAWFAPMLASAAVLRYMQDKRAADLIHSLPIRRTELLAGQMVYGWLMLVLPLLTAALAAVGCLYGLDLPWPIGAADVWRWFGETLVMETLIFALGIVVGVLVGQSALHVALTTIFLFFPAGIMVLIVSNLSLLLYGFPDMYYLSSELDQWVMPIRYAMLAHQAMSAGEAGLLLLLSLLFFGLSIWLYERRPAEAAGQALAFPALRPLFVYGVAFCSWLVGGFYFGEVERQWGWIVFGYITFSLLGYAIAQMVIAKTWRVFHRWKGYVAFAAVMAVLAFLIRVDLTGYEQRVPAVADIKQVYFGQSTMNFEHPEQIGRSFVEYDQFLRTKENIEAVRAFHQQLAHDQPRSSRFEQVQSVVIGYVLKDGTRLLRRYEVPVELYMTHFRRIMESKEYKQQYHLLLRPGGYSPIRQVTIRNMNTGQPVLVLAEPKEIESFIGALKQDLWNEPVENMMGTVSIWYGDVELLQSDGDSFGLGLAENYTHVRQWLERRHVGDDLIKK from the coding sequence ATGTCCGCGAAACGATTGTCGGCTAATCGCGCTATGTGGGGGCAAAACATGCGGCAAGTCAGCTGGGTGGCAGTGGTTCATTTGTTGTTTTGGCTCGCTGCCATCGTCTTGCCGATGGGGTTGGCGTATTCGCAATACGATCCGAAAAACGGGGAAATCCCACGCTGGGAGACGGTGTACGATATTTCCAACGGCTTTGAGGCGCTCATTGCCTGGTTTGCTCCGATGTTGGCGTCCGCCGCGGTGCTCCGCTACATGCAAGACAAGCGAGCGGCTGATTTGATCCACAGCTTGCCGATCCGCCGTACGGAGCTGCTTGCCGGGCAAATGGTGTATGGTTGGCTCATGCTTGTCTTGCCGCTGTTGACGGCGGCATTGGCCGCTGTCGGCTGCTTGTACGGGCTTGATCTCCCATGGCCGATCGGCGCGGCGGACGTATGGCGATGGTTCGGAGAAACGTTGGTGATGGAAACGCTCATCTTTGCGCTTGGCATTGTGGTGGGCGTTCTTGTCGGCCAATCGGCGCTTCATGTCGCGCTGACAACTATTTTTCTCTTTTTTCCGGCCGGCATCATGGTTCTGATAGTTAGCAACTTGTCGCTGTTGTTATACGGATTTCCGGATATGTACTATTTATCGAGTGAACTCGATCAATGGGTGATGCCGATTCGCTATGCGATGTTGGCACATCAGGCGATGAGCGCGGGGGAAGCCGGGCTGTTGCTGCTGCTGTCGCTTCTGTTTTTCGGGTTGTCCATTTGGCTGTACGAGCGGCGGCCGGCAGAAGCGGCCGGGCAGGCGCTGGCGTTTCCGGCGCTCCGTCCGCTGTTTGTGTATGGGGTCGCATTTTGCTCGTGGCTTGTCGGCGGCTTTTATTTTGGAGAAGTGGAGCGGCAATGGGGCTGGATTGTCTTCGGCTATATAACGTTTTCTTTGCTTGGGTACGCGATTGCCCAGATGGTTATCGCGAAAACGTGGCGCGTATTTCACCGCTGGAAAGGGTATGTCGCGTTTGCGGCGGTGATGGCCGTTCTTGCCTTTCTCATCCGCGTCGATCTTACCGGCTATGAGCAGCGCGTGCCGGCAGTCGCAGACATTAAGCAAGTGTACTTCGGCCAGTCGACGATGAACTTTGAACACCCGGAGCAGATCGGCCGCTCGTTTGTAGAATATGACCAATTTCTCCGTACGAAAGAAAATATTGAGGCGGTGCGGGCGTTTCATCAGCAGCTTGCGCACGACCAACCGCGTTCATCGCGATTTGAGCAAGTTCAGTCGGTGGTGATCGGCTATGTGCTGAAAGACGGCACGCGCCTCCTCCGCCGCTATGAAGTGCCGGTCGAACTGTATATGACGCATTTTCGCCGCATTATGGAGTCGAAAGAGTATAAACAGCAGTACCATTTACTGCTTCGCCCGGGCGGCTATTCGCCGATCCGCCAAGTGACGATACGAAACATGAATACAGGGCAGCCGGTGCTTGTTTTAGCTGAGCCGAAGGAAATTGAATCGTTTATCGGCGCCCTGAAACAAGACTTGTGGAACGAACCGGTCGAAAACATGATGGGCACCGTGAGCATATGGTACGGAGACGTCGAACTGCTGCAAAGCGACGGCGATTCGTTCGGCTTGGGGCTCGCGGAAAACTATACACATGTGCGCCAATGGCTCGAACGGCGGCATGTGGGAGATGACTTGATCAAAAAATGA
- a CDS encoding SpoIIE family protein phosphatase, which translates to MVKANVQAIDQLDAEQLGSGMMITDRRFFILAVSERMTERLGLAKEELIGRPASSLFPAERSADLFDHIAQAVKKDGCWQGEAHHVVKGGRTYASRMNVYALPGSEGEWLIWRFAERDCALSAASLTPAEVLRAIYASAPFAVVPVRADGTVQDWGNSAETLFGRRKEEAVGRPIWELFRHGGQTPLPFSLERRQCGEGMVQREDGTPVHIAYTVIPVSSSSGYVVLVEDITKQKQKEAERRRQAELAKKIQHTLLTPLIQNQAVTMEAVYIPSDDLSGDIYACYQIDLYRYGVIVIDVMGHGISSALVSMLLRSLLRGLIVRVVDPISVASELEKHVQNLFPDEANDIRYLFSMIYLVIDTKERKIEYTNAGHPAGLLVFDDGSVHELDKGGLAIGSPFSLPFEKGVIDYGRRARLLLYTDGILEEMDPSILQSIEKIRTCTQTYRHLPDKRFLEQLISQSPSLARPSDDICLLSITVHG; encoded by the coding sequence ATGGTGAAAGCGAATGTACAGGCGATCGACCAGCTAGATGCGGAACAGTTGGGCAGCGGCATGATGATTACGGACCGCCGTTTTTTCATTCTTGCGGTCAGCGAGCGAATGACAGAGCGGCTCGGATTGGCCAAAGAGGAATTGATCGGGCGGCCGGCCAGCTCTCTTTTTCCGGCAGAACGGTCTGCCGATTTGTTTGACCATATTGCCCAAGCGGTGAAAAAGGACGGGTGTTGGCAAGGAGAGGCGCACCATGTAGTGAAAGGCGGGCGGACGTACGCAAGCCGGATGAACGTTTATGCCCTGCCAGGCAGCGAAGGGGAATGGCTCATTTGGCGGTTTGCGGAACGGGATTGTGCGCTGTCTGCCGCCTCTTTGACGCCGGCGGAGGTGCTGCGCGCCATTTATGCTTCTGCGCCGTTTGCCGTTGTTCCAGTGAGAGCGGACGGGACGGTGCAAGACTGGGGCAACAGCGCTGAAACGCTGTTTGGACGCCGAAAAGAGGAAGCGGTCGGCCGTCCGATATGGGAGCTTTTCCGCCATGGCGGTCAAACACCGCTTCCGTTTTCGCTCGAGAGGCGGCAATGCGGGGAAGGAATGGTGCAACGCGAGGACGGCACGCCGGTCCATATTGCCTATACGGTCATTCCGGTGTCTAGCTCAAGCGGATATGTTGTCCTTGTGGAAGATATCACCAAGCAAAAACAAAAGGAGGCTGAGCGCCGGCGCCAAGCCGAGCTGGCGAAAAAAATCCAGCACACTTTGTTGACGCCGCTCATTCAAAATCAGGCGGTGACGATGGAAGCGGTTTATATTCCGTCCGATGATTTATCCGGCGATATTTACGCTTGTTACCAAATCGATTTATACCGCTATGGGGTGATCGTCATTGATGTGATGGGCCATGGCATTTCCTCGGCGTTAGTGAGCATGCTGCTCCGCTCGCTTTTGCGCGGATTGATCGTTCGTGTCGTTGACCCGATTTCTGTGGCGAGTGAGCTGGAGAAGCATGTGCAAAACTTATTCCCGGATGAGGCAAATGACATCCGTTATTTGTTTTCGATGATTTACTTAGTTATTGATACGAAAGAGCGAAAAATTGAATACACGAACGCCGGCCATCCGGCCGGGCTGCTCGTCTTTGACGATGGAAGCGTGCACGAGCTCGATAAAGGCGGCCTGGCGATCGGCAGCCCGTTTTCTTTGCCGTTTGAAAAAGGGGTGATCGACTACGGCAGGCGAGCCCGGTTGCTTTTGTATACGGACGGCATTTTAGAGGAAATGGATCCATCCATTTTGCAAAGCATCGAGAAAATTCGTACATGCACCCAAACTTACCGCCATTTGCCGGATAAACGTTTCCTAGAACAGCTAATCAGTCAAAGTCCTTCGCTCGCTCGTCCGTCCGATGACATTTGTTTGTTGTCAATTACAGTCCATGGATAG
- a CDS encoding spore germination protein: MLFQWGMRRQKDRMNDGVQQEGTDHSGEAADVPQEPLSPELAVNIDIIRRATGESCDVVIRRFSLGQETQMKAAIVFVDGLVDEKNVYEFLLMPLLTASFPLALEEKGRFQWIEKKLAAVGGVKHVAEWKQLFFDLFSGATVMLIDGVPFAISASTKGGQYRSIEEPQTQIAIRGPREGFTESLRTNTAMIRRRIKNPNLWLETMQIGTVTQTDVAIMYVKGIANDEIIEEVKTRLRRIDIDSVLESGYIEQLIEDQTFTTFPTTYHTERPDIVAANLLEGRVAIFVEGTPFVLVAPALFIQFFQAVEDYYARFDIATALRFLRVLIFFISLVAPAIYIAATTFHQEMIPTQLAIAIAAQREAVPFPAFVEALMMEVTFEVLREAGVRLPRAVGQAVSIVGALVIGQASVEAGFVSSAMVIVVSITAIASFATPSFAIAISARLIRFGLMFLAAMFGFYGIMMGILVMTIHLCSLRSFGVPYMSPLAPFTPSNIGDTLFRVPTWMFRERPRLINQKNIVRQSGDQKPQPPAPSRQEKGDES; encoded by the coding sequence ATGTTGTTTCAGTGGGGGATGCGCCGGCAAAAGGATCGGATGAACGACGGCGTGCAGCAAGAAGGGACCGACCATAGCGGCGAAGCGGCGGACGTCCCGCAAGAGCCGCTGTCACCTGAACTGGCGGTGAACATTGACATCATTCGGCGGGCGACCGGAGAAAGCTGCGATGTCGTCATTCGCCGTTTTTCCCTCGGCCAGGAAACGCAAATGAAAGCGGCCATCGTCTTTGTCGACGGGCTCGTCGATGAAAAAAATGTGTACGAGTTTTTGCTTATGCCGCTCCTTACGGCGTCGTTTCCGCTCGCGCTCGAGGAAAAAGGGCGGTTTCAATGGATTGAAAAAAAGCTCGCTGCGGTTGGCGGCGTCAAGCATGTCGCCGAATGGAAGCAGCTGTTTTTTGATCTGTTTTCCGGGGCGACGGTGATGCTCATTGACGGGGTGCCGTTTGCCATTAGCGCGAGCACGAAAGGCGGGCAATACCGTTCGATTGAAGAGCCGCAGACACAAATCGCCATCCGCGGCCCGCGCGAAGGGTTTACGGAGTCATTGCGCACGAATACAGCGATGATCCGCCGCCGCATTAAAAACCCGAACCTTTGGCTGGAGACGATGCAAATCGGCACGGTGACGCAAACCGATGTCGCCATCATGTATGTGAAAGGAATCGCCAATGACGAAATCATCGAGGAAGTGAAGACGCGCCTCCGCCGCATCGACATTGACAGCGTGCTCGAGTCCGGCTATATCGAACAATTGATTGAAGATCAGACGTTTACCACCTTCCCGACAACGTACCATACGGAGCGGCCCGATATTGTCGCCGCCAATTTGCTTGAAGGAAGGGTCGCTATTTTTGTCGAAGGGACGCCATTTGTACTTGTCGCACCAGCATTGTTCATTCAATTTTTCCAAGCGGTTGAAGATTATTATGCCCGTTTTGACATCGCGACAGCCCTTCGTTTTTTACGCGTGCTCATTTTCTTTATCTCCCTTGTTGCTCCGGCCATTTACATCGCGGCGACGACGTTTCATCAAGAGATGATCCCGACCCAGCTCGCCATTGCCATCGCCGCCCAGCGCGAGGCGGTGCCGTTTCCGGCATTTGTTGAAGCGCTCATGATGGAGGTGACGTTTGAAGTGTTGCGCGAGGCCGGCGTCCGCTTGCCGCGCGCCGTCGGCCAGGCGGTGTCGATCGTCGGGGCGTTAGTCATCGGCCAGGCCTCGGTGGAGGCTGGGTTTGTATCGTCAGCGATGGTCATCGTCGTTTCGATTACAGCGATTGCCAGCTTTGCCACGCCGTCGTTTGCCATTGCCATCTCGGCGCGTCTCATCCGGTTTGGCCTCATGTTTTTGGCGGCGATGTTCGGGTTTTACGGCATTATGATGGGCATTTTGGTCATGACGATTCATTTATGCAGCTTGCGTTCGTTCGGCGTCCCGTATATGTCGCCGCTCGCTCCGTTTACGCCGTCAAATATAGGCGATACGCTGTTCCGTGTCCCGACATGGATGTTTCGCGAGCGGCCGCGCCTGATTAACCAAAAAAATATCGTTCGCCAATCGGGCGACCAAAAGCCGCAGCCGCCGGCGCCGTCGCGCCAAGAGAAGGGGGATGAGTCATGA
- a CDS encoding GerAB/ArcD/ProY family transporter: MERIKINARQLFVLIVLFEHGSAIVIPLGVSAKQDVWIAILLGLALGLLLFFVYRRLFEYYPDQPLTAYLPQIVGAPLGKLLAVVYITYFLYIAARVLRDFGELLLTFAYPETPLFVLNAIMALVVMYGVYKGIEVLARTGELFLTVSYFLALAGFILVFVSRLVDLAQLQPVLEESWRRVWKTVFTETLYVPFGEMIVFTMLFPYINNPVKVGRVGVAGMVLSGVNLAIIMAINMAVLGPDAASRSSFPLLDTIRRVQVAHFLERLDILFMIVLIIGGFFKISIFFYAGVVGAANLFGISSHHRLVYPLGLLVLLLSVAIASNYAEHIYEGLKIVTFYLHIPLQVIIPVLLLIIAAVRRRFSQPTK, from the coding sequence TTGGAGCGCATTAAAATTAACGCACGCCAGTTATTTGTGTTAATTGTGCTGTTCGAACACGGCAGCGCCATCGTCATTCCGCTCGGCGTGAGCGCCAAGCAAGATGTATGGATCGCCATTTTGCTCGGCTTGGCGCTCGGGCTGCTGTTATTTTTCGTTTATCGCCGGTTGTTCGAATATTATCCCGACCAGCCGCTGACCGCTTACCTGCCGCAAATTGTCGGGGCGCCGCTCGGCAAACTGTTAGCAGTTGTCTATATTACGTATTTTCTTTACATTGCCGCCCGTGTGCTGCGCGATTTTGGCGAGCTGTTGTTAACATTTGCCTATCCGGAGACGCCGTTGTTTGTGTTAAATGCCATTATGGCGCTGGTTGTCATGTATGGCGTCTATAAGGGGATTGAGGTGCTTGCGCGCACCGGTGAGCTGTTTTTGACAGTGTCGTATTTTTTGGCGCTCGCCGGATTTATCCTTGTGTTTGTTTCCAGACTGGTCGATCTGGCTCAATTGCAGCCGGTGTTGGAGGAAAGCTGGAGGCGGGTGTGGAAAACGGTGTTTACCGAAACGCTGTATGTTCCGTTCGGGGAGATGATCGTGTTTACGATGCTGTTTCCATATATCAACAATCCAGTAAAAGTAGGAAGAGTTGGGGTGGCTGGCATGGTGCTGAGCGGAGTCAATTTGGCGATCATTATGGCGATCAATATGGCCGTCCTCGGTCCTGATGCGGCGTCGCGTTCGTCGTTTCCGCTTTTGGATACGATCCGCCGCGTGCAAGTGGCCCATTTTTTAGAGCGGCTTGATATCCTGTTTATGATTGTGTTGATCATCGGCGGCTTTTTTAAAATATCCATCTTTTTTTATGCCGGGGTTGTCGGGGCGGCCAATTTGTTTGGCATTTCGAGCCATCATCGGCTCGTCTATCCGCTCGGGCTGCTCGTGCTGCTTTTGTCGGTTGCCATCGCCAGCAATTATGCGGAGCATATTTACGAAGGATTGAAGATCGTCACTTTTTACTTGCATATTCCGCTGCAAGTCATCATTCCGGTGTTGCTGCTGATCATCGCCGCGGTTCGCCGGCGGTTCAGCCAGCCGACAAAATAA
- a CDS encoding ABC transporter ATP-binding protein: MRRVLVYLRPYRRWMALAWLFMLTELAIELWQPLLMGKIIDDGVMKRDITAIFTWGAVMFGASLLAFVAGIANSFAAAYVGQEYGFALRTALFANIQSLSLARIEQLSAASLITRMTNDVTQVQNMLFMSLRIALRAPLLVVFGVGMAFVVHPRLAFILAVAVPLSAAFLLWVMKKAVSSFSAVQRALDRVNGVMRENLAGMRLIKAWMRGTYEQQRFAAANDALMQQTMGVLRLVETIAPVVLFVMNAAIVAVLFFGRLDVESGTASAGQVVAVVNYATRATAALSMFTFIAMALSRARASAARLAELLDAPRERNGTGETDGLTVRCGEIRFEHVSFRYPDSGHDALSDVSFVIRPQETAAILGATGSGKSTLLQLIPRLYVPSAGRVLIDGIDVREFSAAKLRMAVRFVPQEVLLFSGTIADNLRFGKAEAAMEELVAAAADAQIHDTIARFPDGYDAVVGQKGVNLSGGQKQRLSIARALVGNPCILLLDDSTSALDAATEAKLLAALRRHACTTVMVTQKVSTAMAADTILLLEDGRLIAQGSHEQLLATSELYRRIVATQEGKRGSSNVTTA; the protein is encoded by the coding sequence GTGCGGCGAGTGCTTGTTTATTTGCGGCCGTACCGGAGATGGATGGCCTTAGCCTGGCTATTCATGTTGACAGAGCTGGCGATTGAACTTTGGCAGCCGCTACTGATGGGGAAAATCATTGATGATGGGGTGATGAAACGGGACATCACCGCCATTTTCACTTGGGGTGCCGTCATGTTTGGCGCTTCGCTGTTGGCGTTTGTTGCCGGCATCGCCAACTCATTTGCCGCTGCTTACGTCGGGCAAGAATACGGCTTTGCACTGCGGACGGCGCTGTTTGCGAACATTCAGTCGCTGTCATTGGCGCGCATTGAACAGCTGTCGGCGGCTTCACTCATTACCCGGATGACAAACGATGTCACACAGGTGCAAAACATGCTGTTTATGAGTTTGCGCATTGCCTTGCGCGCCCCGCTTCTCGTCGTCTTTGGCGTCGGGATGGCGTTCGTCGTCCATCCCCGTCTAGCGTTTATTTTGGCAGTGGCTGTTCCGCTTTCGGCCGCTTTTTTATTGTGGGTGATGAAAAAGGCGGTGTCGTCGTTTTCCGCCGTTCAGCGGGCGTTAGACCGCGTCAACGGTGTAATGCGCGAAAATTTGGCCGGTATGCGCCTCATTAAGGCGTGGATGCGGGGAACGTACGAGCAGCAGCGGTTTGCCGCGGCAAACGATGCACTGATGCAGCAGACAATGGGGGTGCTCCGTCTCGTCGAGACGATTGCGCCGGTAGTATTGTTTGTCATGAACGCGGCCATCGTCGCGGTTCTGTTTTTTGGCCGCCTCGATGTCGAGTCCGGGACGGCGAGCGCCGGGCAGGTCGTTGCCGTTGTCAACTATGCGACGAGGGCGACGGCGGCGTTATCGATGTTTACCTTCATTGCGATGGCATTGTCGCGGGCGCGGGCCTCAGCCGCCCGCCTTGCCGAACTGCTTGACGCGCCGAGAGAGCGAAACGGGACGGGCGAGACGGACGGACTGACTGTCCGGTGCGGTGAAATTCGGTTTGAACACGTTTCGTTCCGTTATCCGGACAGCGGGCATGACGCCCTTTCCGACGTATCGTTTGTCATCCGTCCGCAAGAGACGGCGGCGATTTTAGGGGCGACCGGATCCGGGAAATCGACGCTTCTTCAGCTCATTCCCCGCTTGTATGTGCCAAGCGCCGGACGGGTGTTGATTGACGGCATTGATGTGCGCGAATTCTCGGCAGCAAAGCTGCGGATGGCTGTCCGTTTCGTTCCTCAGGAAGTGCTGCTATTCTCCGGCACGATCGCCGATAATCTCCGCTTTGGCAAAGCGGAAGCGGCGATGGAGGAGCTTGTTGCGGCGGCGGCCGATGCGCAAATCCACGACACGATCGCTCGATTTCCGGACGGGTATGACGCTGTAGTTGGTCAAAAAGGCGTCAATTTATCGGGCGGGCAAAAGCAGCGGCTGTCGATCGCCCGCGCGTTAGTCGGCAACCCGTGTATTTTGCTTTTGGATGACAGTACGAGCGCGCTCGATGCGGCGACGGAGGCGAAGTTGCTCGCCGCATTGCGGCGGCATGCGTGCACGACCGTGATGGTGACGCAAAAAGTGAGCACGGCGATGGCGGCCGATACGATCTTGCTTTTGGAGGACGGCCGGTTAATCGCCCAAGGAAGCCACGAGCAGTTACTGGCGACAAGCGAACTGTACCGGCGAATTGTCGCCACGCAAGAAGGAAAGAGGGGATCAAGCAATGTCACTACGGCATAG
- a CDS encoding Ger(x)C family spore germination protein, whose product MKRLLGMFLPFAACVCLLSGCWSKKELTDLAFVIAVGLDKTEDGKYLASFQVVNPGNVAGATQRGGGAGGVPVSIYTSTGDSLDEASRKASEKVSRLLYYAHTNLVVIGEELAREGLDGVFDVMERHHQFRPTARLVIARGHSAKDTLSVLTPIDKISANQIIKTLEFSEKSWGQTIHADVWWAIRGIASPGRNPVMTGVSIEGSLEKGKRQENVQSSVPDARVTLNGLALFKNGRLVHWVNGPTARGMMWVLDRIHQTNLTIPWEGKQEAIGYRTARAKTNVEARVNNGRPSISVHIKAEGDISEARVPINLADAGVVFRLEKELERNVKQEVTKAIETAQREKTDIFGFGDAVHRAAPRLWKKIEKEWHDRYFPELDVTVTADLYIRHTGLRNKPYIEEE is encoded by the coding sequence ATGAAACGGCTGCTTGGCATGTTTTTGCCGTTTGCCGCCTGTGTCTGTTTGCTTTCGGGCTGTTGGAGCAAAAAAGAGCTGACCGATTTGGCGTTTGTCATTGCCGTTGGCCTCGATAAAACGGAAGACGGCAAGTATCTCGCTTCCTTTCAAGTCGTCAACCCGGGCAATGTCGCCGGGGCGACGCAGCGCGGCGGCGGGGCGGGCGGTGTGCCGGTGTCGATTTATACGTCAACCGGAGACAGCTTGGACGAAGCGAGCCGGAAAGCCTCAGAAAAAGTGTCGCGTCTCCTGTATTACGCCCATACGAACTTAGTCGTCATCGGCGAAGAACTGGCGCGCGAAGGATTGGACGGGGTGTTCGATGTGATGGAGCGGCACCATCAGTTCCGGCCGACGGCGCGCCTTGTCATCGCCCGCGGCCATTCAGCGAAAGATACACTCTCAGTGCTGACGCCGATCGATAAAATTTCCGCCAATCAAATTATTAAAACGCTTGAGTTTTCTGAAAAATCTTGGGGACAAACGATCCATGCGGATGTGTGGTGGGCGATTCGCGGCATCGCTTCGCCTGGGAGAAACCCGGTCATGACCGGGGTATCCATTGAGGGGAGCTTAGAAAAAGGGAAGCGTCAAGAAAACGTGCAGTCATCCGTGCCTGACGCCCGCGTCACGTTGAACGGACTTGCGCTGTTCAAAAACGGCCGCCTCGTCCATTGGGTGAACGGGCCGACAGCGCGCGGCATGATGTGGGTGCTTGACCGTATTCACCAAACGAATCTCACTATTCCGTGGGAAGGAAAACAGGAAGCGATCGGCTATCGGACGGCGCGGGCGAAAACGAATGTAGAGGCGCGCGTCAACAACGGCCGACCGTCCATCTCTGTCCATATCAAGGCGGAAGGCGACATCAGCGAGGCGCGCGTCCCCATTAACTTAGCCGACGCCGGCGTGGTATTTCGTTTAGAAAAAGAACTGGAACGGAACGTCAAACAGGAGGTTACAAAAGCCATTGAAACAGCCCAGCGCGAAAAAACGGATATTTTCGGGTTTGGCGACGCGGTTCACCGCGCTGCCCCACGCTTATGGAAGAAGATCGAGAAAGAGTGGCACGACCGCTATTTTCCCGAACTTGACGTCACTGTAACGGCTGATCTGTACATCCGCCACACCGGGCTGCGGAACAAGCCATATATAGAAGAAGAATAA
- a CDS encoding STAS domain-containing protein: MKQHRLSFELEMVTESAYECIKLTGRLAYDTQLAAEQKLAMAAVAVKRRLVLIDVSGLQFLDSTGLALLVRFFKQVVSASRAMAMIVRDNAVLEKILLIAKLDRLLPIVADEQQLLSLPPLRLPDSVGQEELYSAWRQCQL; this comes from the coding sequence ATGAAACAGCATCGGTTGTCGTTTGAACTTGAAATGGTTACGGAGTCTGCATACGAGTGCATTAAGCTGACCGGGCGGCTCGCTTATGATACACAGCTTGCCGCGGAACAAAAACTGGCGATGGCGGCAGTTGCCGTCAAACGCCGCCTTGTTTTGATCGATGTCAGCGGCCTCCAATTTTTGGACAGCACCGGGTTGGCGCTTCTTGTCCGCTTTTTCAAGCAAGTGGTCAGCGCCAGCCGGGCCATGGCCATGATCGTCCGGGATAATGCTGTGTTAGAAAAGATTTTGCTCATTGCCAAGCTTGACCGGCTATTGCCAATCGTTGCCGATGAGCAGCAGCTGCTGTCGCTCCCCCCGCTGCGCTTACCGGATTCAGTCGGCCAAGAGGAGCTCTATTCGGCATGGCGGCAATGTCAACTGTAG